The Victivallis lenta genome window below encodes:
- a CDS encoding DUF1848 domain-containing protein, translating into MIVSASRRTDIPAFYMEWMLARLRAGFALVRNPMNPAQVRRVGLTPEEADCIVFWSKNPAPLLARIGELESFGIPFGINFTLNAYRADFEPRLPPVETRLDTFRALAGRIGRRKMTWRYDPILFTPEYDETFHIDRFGRLAQALAGHTERCIVSFLDFYARTVRNTAGKSVCDPPPKDRNRLAAELARIGREYGIEVEACAESGLCLPAAACIGSSWVRAICGRGIDERKDPGQRPLCNCVRSADIGSVNCCPHGCLYCYANRTPGSARKNAAAYDPASPFLCSSPA; encoded by the coding sequence ATGATCGTCAGCGCCAGCCGCCGGACCGACATTCCGGCCTTCTACATGGAGTGGATGCTCGCCCGGCTGCGGGCCGGCTTCGCGCTGGTCCGCAACCCGATGAATCCGGCGCAGGTCCGCCGGGTCGGGCTGACGCCGGAAGAGGCCGACTGCATCGTGTTCTGGAGCAAGAATCCGGCGCCGCTTCTCGCCCGGATCGGAGAACTTGAGTCGTTCGGCATTCCGTTCGGCATCAACTTCACCCTGAATGCGTACCGTGCCGACTTCGAACCGAGGCTGCCGCCGGTGGAAACGCGGCTCGACACGTTCCGCGCCCTCGCCGGCCGGATCGGAAGGCGGAAAATGACCTGGCGTTACGATCCGATCCTCTTTACCCCGGAGTACGACGAAACGTTCCATATCGACCGTTTCGGCCGGCTCGCGCAGGCCCTGGCCGGTCATACGGAGCGCTGCATCGTCAGCTTTCTCGATTTCTACGCCAGGACCGTCCGGAACACCGCCGGGAAATCGGTTTGCGACCCGCCGCCGAAGGACAGGAACCGCCTCGCAGCCGAGCTTGCCCGGATCGGGCGCGAATACGGCATCGAAGTCGAAGCGTGCGCGGAGTCCGGCCTCTGTCTGCCGGCGGCCGCCTGCATCGGCAGCTCCTGGGTCCGGGCGATCTGCGGGCGCGGAATCGATGAGCGGAAAGACCCGGGGCAGCGCCCGCTCTGCAATTGCGTCAGAAGCGCGGATATCGGCAGCGTCAACTGCTGTCCGCACGGCTGCCTCTACTGCTACGCCAACCGCACTCCCGGCTCGGCGCGGAAAAACGCCGCCGCCTATGATCCGGCTTCGCCCTTCCTCTGCAGTTCGCCGGCGTGA
- the lipA gene encoding lipoyl synthase — MRGEGRPLRPKLPDWLKVRVRAGGGEGVAGILRDLRLNTVCSGALCPNIGECFCSGTATFLILGGSCTRNCRFCAIDHNPHPAPPEEDEPERLAEAAARLKLNYVVVTSVTRDDLPDGGASFFAAVIHALHRRLPEAGVEVLTPDFNGSGEAIAAVLAAGPTVFNHNIETVERLSNEIRTRATYRKSLEVLRLAAKAGNGIPVKSGIMLGLGETDDEVVETLKDLRLAGVSIVTIGQYLPPSADHWPLDRFVTPDEFARFGKIAEELGFSAVASSPLVRSSYHAGELQRKGEAGS; from the coding sequence ATGAGGGGCGAGGGCAGGCCGCTGCGGCCGAAACTGCCGGACTGGCTGAAGGTCCGGGTTCGCGCCGGAGGCGGGGAAGGGGTGGCCGGAATCCTGCGCGACCTGCGGCTCAACACGGTCTGTTCCGGCGCGCTCTGCCCGAATATCGGTGAGTGCTTCTGTTCCGGAACCGCGACGTTCCTGATCCTCGGCGGAAGCTGCACGCGCAACTGCAGATTCTGCGCGATCGACCACAATCCGCATCCGGCTCCGCCCGAGGAGGACGAGCCGGAGCGCCTGGCCGAGGCCGCCGCCCGGCTCAAGCTCAATTACGTCGTGGTCACCAGCGTGACCCGGGACGACCTGCCGGACGGCGGCGCCTCCTTTTTCGCCGCCGTCATCCATGCGCTGCACCGGCGGCTGCCGGAAGCCGGAGTCGAGGTGCTGACCCCCGACTTCAACGGAAGCGGCGAAGCGATTGCGGCCGTTCTCGCGGCCGGACCGACGGTGTTCAATCACAACATTGAAACGGTCGAACGGCTGTCGAATGAAATCCGGACCCGAGCGACCTACCGGAAATCGCTCGAGGTACTGCGGCTCGCCGCGAAGGCCGGGAACGGAATTCCGGTCAAGTCCGGCATCATGCTCGGACTCGGCGAGACGGACGATGAGGTTGTCGAAACCCTGAAGGATCTCCGCCTGGCCGGCGTGTCGATCGTGACCATCGGCCAGTACCTGCCGCCGTCGGCCGATCATTGGCCGCTCGACCGGTTCGTGACGCCGGACGAATTTGCTCGTTTCGGGAAGATCGCAGAGGAGCTCGGCTTCTCCGCCGTCGCCAGTTCGCCGCTCGTGCGGAGCAGCTATCACGCCGGCGAACTGCAGAGGAAGGGCGAAGCCGGATCATAG
- a CDS encoding beta-ketoacyl-[acyl-carrier-protein] synthase family protein, with the protein MERAFISGRGLISPIGGTVAENEAGLRSGKSGIIQEPSFVEHKLESIVGGSAGPVPSCSLIDRKTLRFCPPVGVMSVVAVLEALNEAGIGLDELRNMRVAVIGGVAGGNYLELYKETDSYMKANYRLRNVSPYCVPRIMPSNAVASLSLILGLTGESYDISAACASSAISVMVGTRLIRSGQYDVVIAGGAEKLDWVQALGFCACRALSRKFNDTPEKASRPFDRDRDGFVLAEGAAYVVLESEKHLKARGGRAISEVSGIASNSNAKDMVVPDATASADVMRAAIADAGLRPDAVGYVNTHGTGTPVGDPVELAAIREVLGTGAAINSTKSQTGHMVGATGAAEIIFTSLMLERKFLSPSINLDNPDPEFGWADLVRECRDGVDIRHGISNSFAFGGTNAAVVISDCGN; encoded by the coding sequence ATGGAAAGAGCATTTATCTCCGGCCGGGGGCTGATCAGTCCCATCGGCGGAACGGTCGCGGAAAATGAAGCCGGGCTGCGGTCCGGAAAAAGCGGAATCATCCAGGAACCCTCCTTTGTCGAGCACAAACTCGAAAGCATCGTCGGCGGCAGCGCCGGGCCCGTCCCGTCCTGTTCGCTCATCGACCGCAAGACGCTCCGTTTCTGCCCCCCCGTCGGCGTCATGTCCGTCGTCGCGGTTCTCGAAGCACTGAACGAGGCCGGAATCGGGCTTGACGAGCTCCGGAACATGCGCGTCGCCGTCATCGGCGGCGTTGCCGGCGGCAACTACCTCGAGCTTTACAAGGAGACCGACAGCTACATGAAGGCCAATTACCGGCTCCGCAACGTGAGTCCGTACTGCGTTCCGCGCATCATGCCGTCGAACGCGGTGGCGAGTCTTTCGCTGATTCTCGGGCTGACCGGCGAATCGTACGATATTTCGGCCGCCTGCGCGTCGAGCGCGATCTCCGTCATGGTCGGAACACGGCTGATCCGTTCCGGACAGTATGACGTCGTCATCGCCGGCGGCGCCGAAAAGCTCGACTGGGTCCAGGCGCTCGGTTTCTGCGCCTGCCGCGCGCTGTCGCGCAAATTCAACGATACGCCGGAAAAGGCGAGCCGTCCGTTCGACCGCGACCGCGACGGCTTCGTGCTTGCCGAAGGAGCGGCCTACGTGGTCCTCGAATCCGAAAAACACCTGAAGGCGCGCGGCGGCCGGGCGATTTCGGAGGTCTCCGGCATCGCGTCGAACAGCAATGCGAAGGATATGGTTGTGCCGGACGCGACGGCGTCGGCCGACGTCATGCGCGCCGCGATCGCCGATGCGGGGCTCCGTCCCGATGCGGTCGGGTACGTCAATACGCACGGCACGGGCACTCCGGTCGGCGACCCGGTCGAACTGGCCGCAATCCGCGAAGTGCTCGGCACCGGTGCTGCGATCAACAGCACGAAATCGCAGACCGGCCACATGGTCGGAGCGACCGGCGCGGCGGAGATCATTTTCACGTCGCTGATGCTTGAGCGCAAATTCCTGTCGCCGTCGATCAATCTCGACAATCCGGACCCGGAATTCGGCTGGGCCGACCTGGTCCGCGAATGCCGCGACGGCGTCGATATCCGGCACGGCATTTCGAACAGTTTCGCCTTCGGCGGCACCAACGCCGCCGTCGTCATCTCCGACTGCGGGAACTGA